The following are encoded in a window of Methanobrevibacter sp. genomic DNA:
- a CDS encoding carbonic anhydrase has protein sequence MTILENVLKDNKEFVENFEGEEMSHHAAKKLAILTCMDCRLIDFFEPALGLKRGDAKIVRNAGNSIVGEDAIRSIGAALYNLGAEEVMVVGHTECGMAGADAEALKEKMLARGIKEEDIAKYDLAEWIGGFESEEENVKDVVEKIKNHPLIPDVPVHGLIIDIVTGELKVLVDGY, from the coding sequence ATGACTATATTAGAAAATGTATTAAAAGACAATAAGGAATTTGTGGAAAACTTTGAAGGCGAAGAAATGTCTCACCATGCAGCTAAAAAATTAGCTATTTTAACTTGTATGGACTGCAGATTAATTGATTTCTTTGAACCAGCACTCGGTCTTAAAAGAGGAGATGCAAAAATCGTTAGAAACGCTGGAAACTCTATTGTTGGTGAAGATGCAATCAGGTCCATCGGAGCAGCTTTATACAACCTTGGCGCTGAAGAAGTGATGGTTGTAGGTCACACTGAATGTGGTATGGCAGGGGCTGATGCAGAAGCATTAAAAGAAAAAATGCTTGCACGTGGCATTAAAGAGGAAGACATTGCTAAATATGATTTGGCTGAATGGATTGGCGGATTTGAATCAGAAGAAGAAAACGTTAAAGACGTTGTTGAAAAAATCAAAAACCACCCGTTAATCCCAGATGTACCAGTACACGGTCTTATAATTGACATTGTTACAGGTGAGTTGAAAGTTTTAGTAGATGGTTACTAA